From a region of the Alosa sapidissima isolate fAloSap1 chromosome 9, fAloSap1.pri, whole genome shotgun sequence genome:
- the LOC121719523 gene encoding polymeric immunoglobulin receptor-like: MGSAILKAFVGAAVIFECSYRPEYRDRRKYFCKTDDTSCLSSGISQPPDKRISLFDNNNGLFRSLFTALTENDSGNYMCIVETAPNVYINTTKTLRVDPDPLYMQSIVKSGYVGGDVIIDCPYPPTSNGSVKYFYRQKGMSAYPEIVSSQSSQPNSRYSLVAKDNETQVSLVTIRKLTPADAGSYWCGFRTGGFLGGITMTTEVKLRVFGGRLRSTTDYGRPTSPVSKTPPVSTSSPLSNVLSVILVLILVVAAILFGGMMYRRRVKRRRAQVSASQAAPQGNAVSPSAATGVMAMAPCDKSEDRNNPQPEHVYLIPLPDTTPPGGGDHEAGAPTSSSSENIYEPLKFSPSQADGGIYLTLDPKPKE; encoded by the exons ATGGGTTCCGCTATACTGAAAGCTTTTGTTGGAGCAGCCGTCATTTTTGAGTGCAGCTACAGACCCGAGTACAGAGACCGGAGGAAGTACTTCTGCAAGACTGACGACACGTCTTGCTTATCCAGCGGCATCTCCCAACCCCCTGACAAGAGAATCTCTCTGTTTGACAACAACAACGGGTTGTTCCGTTCTCTCTTCACTGCGCTCACGGAAAATGATTCTGGAAATTATATGTGTATCGTAGAGACAGCTCCAAATGTTTACATTAACACTACAAAGACACTGAGAGTGGATCCAG ATCCACTTTACATGCAGTCCATCGTGAAGTCGGGTTATGTCGGCGGTGACGTCATCATCGATTGTCCATACCCACCCACCAGTAACGGCAGCGTCAAGTACTTCTACAGACAGAAGGGCATGTCCGCTTACCCTGAGATCGTGTCCTCTCAGTCCTCACAGCCAAACTCAAGGTATTCCCTGGTAGCCAAAGACAACGAAACACAAGTCTCCTTGGTGACCATCAGGAAGCTAACCCCCGCAGATGCTGGGAGCTACTGGTGTGGATTTAGAACCGGGGGTTTCCTCGGAGGGATCACCATGACAACAGAGGTGAAACTGCGTGTCTTCG GGGGTCGACTGAGGTCGACTACCGATTATGGAAGACCGACATCACCGGTGTCAAAAACACCCCCAGTATCAACATCCTCACCACTGTCCAATG TACTGAGCGTGATCCTCGTTTTGATCTTGGTGGTGGCTGCTATACTGTTTGGAGGCATGATGTACAGGCGTagagtgaagaggaggagag CGCAAGTCTCTGCCAGTCAGGCTGCGCCTCAAGGCAATGCAGTTTCTCCATCAGCA GCTACCGGTGTCATGGCAATGGCTCCATGCGACAAGTCTGAGGACCGCAACAACCCGCAGCCTGAGCACGTTTACCTGATCCCCCTGCCCGACACCACTCCACCTGGCGGAGGAGATCACGAGGCAGGTGCACCCACCAGCAGCTCCTCTGAGAACATCTACGAGCCCCTAAAGTTCAGCCCCTCTCAGGCTGACGGCGGCATATACCTCACCTTAGATCCTAAACCAAAAGAATAG
- the LOC121718497 gene encoding B-cell receptor CD22-like gives MFPPKDTSVAVSPSSEIVEGSSVTLTCSSDANPPVEIYTWFKVDESTPVGSGQQYSITNISSEDGGQYYCEARNKYGADNSTAVSITVTGIVKQQYAAFVIIGVLILGIVSLSCAIHWIRGKSGDEDLGGHFGRSEGSKAVKGTRGVSQDCTQRSDSIRDAVSGGARGVSQDCTTQYATLHQHTFPHLRLGKLAGSNTWPPSVPFCTTTYFLSPRVVKRDAMNPQQCTLNILCCITSIMVQRLRYMCLVFCVVMIQGVSCQKWGVNLTHDHICAVSGSSVVMSCSFTHPPGLTVTKVFWTINPRANIEPTDLLYMPTYKDRVLYSADIGNNCTLTLREVTVADAGEYHPRIVTGHDKEKWLQRPGLRLTVTELSVWISKPVTEGSDVKMSCKHSCGLEDNPRVIWRKNGKELPFNQGHNNDLILVNVSTGEEGDYACALRGFEEHSSTSVKLDVKFAPKNTFIPGSESFGVFVGGLVTLTCSSDANPPVESYTWFKVDESTPVGSGQQYSITNIRPEDGGQYYCEARNEIGAGNSFPVLITVLPEEQTTFVAFIIVGVIVAAIVGFSCALFHMIRGQTKEEISVESRAAGSPSVAAAGATEDDVQYSTVQPHGSTQTTGGAEDHMQYSTIQPHGQTEDTQPKEEEEEVQYVTVHILRPKKSNSPVQPEEELTTIYSTVTAIKKPKQNKQQKKKKPVATHIGSTVYVFGLNWGEIISSDNVCVPTGSSVAIPCSSTLLPKESLDKVFWVYEDKGNKNDIALTDKLKGRVEYSDSSQGNCTVLFNDVKKTDFNKYNVHIKLKRKINAFSRPSGISLTVTGVVTGQNAHLWCNNTCNPDVQIVWKKNGQLLSGQGTSIRELLFQNVTVEHEGNYSCALKGYEDAPSNLWQLSVWSPPKDISDSVGGGSVTLTCSSDANPPVESYTWFKVNESNPVGSGQQYSITNIRSEDGGQYYCEARNKYGAENSTTVSITVTGIGNNNLDRYCMHSLWLESMQSWGPSVAPSG, from the exons ATGT TTCCTCCCAAGGACACCTCAGTAGCAGTCAGTCCCTCTAGTGAAATAGTGGAGGGCAGTTCagtgactctgacctgcagTAGTGATGCCAACCCACCAGTGGAGATCTACACCTGGTTTAAGGTGGATGAGTCCACTCCAGTAGGATCAggacagcagtacagcatcactAACATCAGCTCTGAGGATGGAGGACAGTACTACTGTGAGGCCAGGAACAAATATGGAGCTGATAACTCTACTGCTGTGTCCATCACAGTCACAGGCATTG TAAAACAACAGTATGCAGCATTTGTCATTATTGGCGTCCTTATTCTTGGAATTGTGAGTTTGTCTTGCGCAATACATTGGATCAG AGGAAAGAGTGGCGATGAAGACCTTGGAGGACATTTTGGC AGATCTGAAGGGAGCAAAGCTGTTAAGGGCACCAGAGGGGTGAGTCAGGACTGCACACAG AGATCAGATAGCATCAGAGATGCTGTTTCTGGTGGCGCCAGAGGTGTGAGTCAGGATTGCACAACCCAGTATGCTACT CTGCATCAACACACATTTCCTCATCTGAGGCTGGGTAAGCTTGCTGGCAGCAACACATG GCCCCCCAGTGTGCCATTCTGTACCACAACCTATTTTCTCTCCCCCCGCGTGGTTAAAAGAGACGCTATGAACCCACAGCAATGCACCCTGAATATact ATGCTGCATCACATCAATAATGGTGCAAAGACTCCGCTATATGTGTTTGGTTTTCTGTGTGGTCATGATCCAAG GAGTTTCTTGTCAGAAATGGGGAGTAAACTTAACTCATGACCACATCTGTGCTGTGAGTGGATCATCAGTGGTCATGTCCTgctcattcactcatccacctgGTCTCACGGTGACTAAAGTCTTCTGGACCATAAATCCTCGGGCAAACATAGAACCCACTGATCTGTTATATATGCCAACATACAAGGACAGAGTCTTGTACAGTGCAGATATTGGCAACAACTGCACACTGACTCTGAGGGAGGTGACGGTCGCAGATGCAGGAGAGTATCACCCACGGATTGTTACTGGACATGATAAAGAAAAATGGCTGCAACGACCTGGGCTCCGTTTGACAGTAACAG AACTCTCTGTGTGGATTTCCAAGCCAGTGACTGAAGGTAGTGATGTGAAGATGAGCTGCAAGCACTCCTGTGGATTGGAAGACAACCCTAGGGTGATATGGAGGAAGAATGGTAAAGAGTTACCTTTTAATCAAGGACATAATAATGACCTTATCCTTGTCAATGTCAGTACTGGAGAGGAGGGTGACTATGCCTGTGCACTGAGAGGATTTGAGGAACATTCATCTACTTCAGTGAAGCTTGATGTCAAGT TTGCCCCAAAGAACACCTTCATTCCAGGCAGTGAATCTTTTGGTGTTTTTGTGGGAGGTTTagtgactctgacctgcagcagtgatgccaaCCCACCAGTGGAGAGCTACACCTGGTTTAAGGTGGATGAGTCCACTCCAGTAGGATCAggacagcagtacagcatcactAACATCAGACCTGAGGATGGAGGACAGTACTACTGTGAAGCCAGGAATGAAATTGGTGCCGGGAACTCATTTCCTGTGCTCATCACAG TCCTACCAGAAGAGCAAACCACATTTGTCGCATTTATCATCGTCGGAGTCATTGTAGCTGCAATTGTGGGCTTCTCATGTGCTCTCTTTCACATGATTAG AGGACAAACTAAGGAAGAG ATATCTGTGGAGAGCAGAGCTGCTGGCTCCCCCAGTGTTGCGGCTGCAGGAGCAACAGAGGATGATGTCCAGTACTCCACCGTCCAGCCCCACGGCTCCACACAGACcacaggaggagcagaggatCACATGCAGTACTCCACCATCCAGCCCCACGGACAGACCGAAGACACTCAgccaaaggaggaggaggaggaggtccaGTATGTCACTGTGCACATCCTCAGACCTAAAAAGTCAAA TTCCCCTGTCCAACCAGAGGAGGAGCTCACCACCATCTATTCTACTGTGACAGCCATCAAGAAGCCTAAGCAGAACAAacagcagaagaagaagaagcctgtAGCAACACACATAGGTAGCACG GTGTATGTATTTGGTTTGAACTGGGGAGAGATCATCTCATCTGATAATGTCTGTGTTCCAACTGGCTCTTCTGTCGCCATTCCATGTTCTTCCACTCTTCTGCCTAAAGAGTCATTGGATAAAGTCTTCTGGGTTTATGAAGACAAAGGAAACAAGAATGATATCGCTTTAACAGATAAATTAAAAGGTCGAGTAGAGTATAGTGACTCTTCACAAGGGAATTGTACTGTTCTGTTCAATGATGTCAAAAAGACAGATTTCAACAAATACAATGTTCACATCAAACTGAAAAGAAAAATCAATGCCTTCAGCAGACCCTCTGGTATATCTCTGACAGTCACAG GAGTGGTCACAGGACAAAACGCACATCTTTGGTGTAATAACACCTGCAATCCAGATGTCCAGATTGTGTGGAAGAAGAACGGACAACTTTTATCTGGCCAAGGGACAAGCATCAGAGAACTCCTCTTCCAAAATGTCACTGTCGAGCATGAAGGCAACTATTCATGTGCACTTAAGGGTTATGAAGATGCCCCCTCTAATCTGTGGCAGCTTAGTGTCTGGT cTCCCCCGAAAGACATCTCAGATTCTGTAGGTGGAGGTTCGgtgactctgacctgcagcagtgatgccaaCCCACCAGTGGAGAGCTACACCTGGTTTAAGGTGAATGAGTCCAATCCAGTAGGATCAggacagcagtacagcatcactAACATCAGATCTGAGGATGGAGGACAGTACTACTGTGAGGCCAGGAACAAATATGGAGCTGAGAACTCAACTACTGTGTCCATCACAGTTACAGGCATTG GAAATAACAACCTTGACAGGTACTGTATGCACTCACTGTGGTTGGAATCTATGCAGTCGTGGGGTCCATCTGTGGCACCGTCTGGATAA